GTTACTCCTTTAATTTTTGAAAACTCGTCAACAATCCAAGCCATTTCACGGGCACTGGTGTTCACATCGGGAGCAGGGATATCTTTATCAGGGCCGAAAACATCAGCCATAGCCACAGTATAAGAACGGGTTAGTCGTTCTACTTCGTTGCTGCTCATAGAACGGGGGTCGCAAATAATACCACCTTTAGCACCACCGTAGGGTATACCTACAATAGCACATTTCCAAGTCATCCAAGCAGCAAGGGCTTTTACTTCGTCAAGAGAAACGTTCCTGTCGTAACGGATACCTCCTTTAGAGGGTCCAAGTACGTCGGAATGAACTACACGGTAGCCTTCAAAAACCTTTACAGAGCCATCATCCATAGTGATGGGCATGTGAACTAACACGGCTTTTTTAGGGTATTTTAATACATCAAGTGTACTTGCATCTAAATTTACCAACTGGGCAGCCTTTTCCAGCCTCTTCATCATCGAGTCAAGAGGATTGTGTTCTTGCGCGGCTTGTGCTTTTGCGTCCATACAAAATTCTTAAAAGTTGAGGCTGCAAAATTATTGTTTATAGAAAGTTAAGCAAGCATAAACAACAATAGTTTTCAGCCAATACTTTTGGTGTGGATGTTGATAGCCCGTAAGGGGGCTTAAAACGTCAACTATTTAGCACACTTTATGATAAAAAGACCCGCCACCTGAAGCAGCATGTATATTGAGGGTACTACTAAAATGAAAGAATCAAAGCGGTCTAAAATACCTCCGTGCCCGGGTAAAATGTTTCCGCTGTCTTTAATTTGAAGCTGGCGTTTAAATTTAGACTCTACCAAATCGCCCAATACTCCCATAATAGCCACCGTTAATCCGGTAAGTAACGGAAAAACTATACCGTGGCTCAACGGAAACAACAAATTCCCTTTTAGCAGCCAAGCTGCCAACATGGTAAGTAGGGCTCCGCCCAATGTGCCTTCTATAGTCTTTTTAGGAGATATGCGTGTGAATAAGGGGGTACGGCCTATCATCCGTCCTGTGAGGTAAGCAAAAGTATCGTTACACCATATTAGTATAAACAACACTACTAAAAAAGGCATGGTATCATCTGCCTGCGCCTCCATAATATAACCCAAAGCAAAGGGCATAGCTACATACAACCAACCGAATATTGCTGTTGAGATGTTTTTAATAGGATCAGGATGTTTGCGGAAAAGCTCTATTAATAATACTGCAACAAAACCGGGTAGCAACATGGCCAAGCTATCAGGTCGGCCCGATAAGGGCAACGAAAAGGGGAATAAACCGGGGGTAAATACCCACGCTAAACTTATGTATACCAAAACCCCAACAACGCTACCGTATATTTTTGCAGTAAGGTTGCCTTCGCCCAGCATAATGCGGTAAAACTCCCACAGACCCAATGAAACAATCAATAAAAAGAGCCAAAAGGTAAACCCTAAGTATATGGCCCCAATCATCACCACCACAAAAACAGCCCCGGTAAGGGTGCGTTGCCAAAAATTACTCATAGCGGAAAGTTGTATTCTATAATCTCTAATGCCTTTAAGGCATCTTTACCGTGGCAGTATATTTCTACTTCGCCAAAATTATACACTGAGTCTTGTTTGTTAAGCAAAACGGCACTTATCCCTTCGCTTTCAAGCAAAGTGAGCAAAATATCGGCTTTTTGCCTATTACCCAATGATGCCAGTTTCACCCAGTCTTTTTCCATACCTATTCACTTTCTGCGTGGTAAGGTCTTGTAACTTTATAAAATGCAAACACTGCCAAAACAAATACTACAGTGCAAACCAATGCAGCTTGCCACCCAAATTCATACTCGGTAGCATAAACTTCTTGCGAGGGGTTAAGTGTATATAAATAGCCCGACAATACAGCTATGGCATTATTAAAGAAGTGCGCCCATACTGATACCATAATGTTTCCGCTCCAATAATACAGGTAGCCGAACAAAACGCCCATCATCATAATGGCTAAAAAGTTATATACCTGCAAATGCACGGCAGAAAACAAAAAAGCCACAGTAAACACTGCTATATGAATGCGATTGCCAAAAAAGCGGTAAAACGTTTGCATAAATGCTCCCCTGAACAATAATTCCTCGCCCAATGCAGGAGCAATTGCCATAACACATAGGTTAAACAACAAAACAGGGATATTATCGGCACGGATAATGGCATTACCAATGCTATCATTGGTTCTTTGCAAATCCATTACATCAGCCCACTCGGCAGGCATTGCTATTTGGCGGGTAAGGTATGCGATGTATGAAATGATGGGAACTGCTACAACTGCAATTAAAGCCACCAAAGCAAACTGCTTGGCCGGCGGAAAAATACGTTTGTAACCAAAATATTCACGCGGTTTTTGGCGGGCAAACACCGTTGCAAATACCAAAGCGGTAAACACAAACGCCCCCAACGAGGATACTAAAAAGTATATCTTATAGGCAGGTTTTTTGTTCTCATCAGCCAAATCGGCCAACATTAAATTGGTATCTAACTTTACAGGCACACCGGTAACCAACTCACCTAAGTAGGTACCTAGCAAACTAAACAGCACCCCAAAGGTAAAATACAAGCCCATTAATATGATAATGTGCGAAAGGGCTTTAATAGCCGGATTTATTGGGGGCAACGCGGGTTGAGTATTTTCTTCCATCAAAAGCAGTAACTTTGCAAATTAACTGCTTTTAGCCCGAAAAAGTTGGTAAAAATAAGAAACATAGAATTGGGAGGTTTTCCCATACTGCTTGCACCGATGGAGGATGTAAGCGACCCGCCGTTCCGTTATGTGTGCAAACAAAACGGAGCCGATTTGATGTACACTGAATTTATCAGTAGTGAAGGATTGATACGCCATGCTGCAAAGAGTAAACAAAAGCTGGATATTTTTGAATATGAACGCCCGATTGGCATACAGCTTTTTGGCAGCGATATAGAAAGTATGCGTGAGGCAGCAAGAATTGCTACCGAAGCAGAACCCGATTTGATTGATATTAACTACGGTTGTCCTGTAAAAAATGTAGCCTGCAAAGGTGCCGGTGCTGCTTTGTTGCAAGATGTGCCCAAGATGGTGGAAATGACCAAAGCGGTAATTGAAGCCACGCACCTGCCTGTAACGGTGAAAACCCGACTGGGATGGGATGATACCACCAAAAACATTGAAGAGGTGGCGCAACGCCTGCAAGATATAGGTATAGCTGCGCTAACAATACACGGACGCACCCGCAAACAATTGTATAAAGGCCCGGCAGATTGGATGTTGATTGGCCAAGTGAAAAACAACCCTAATATAGAAATACCCATTTTTGGAAACGGTGATGTGGACAGCCCTGAAAAGGCGCTAGCCATGCGCAACGAATATGGGGTTGACGGGGTGATGATTGGACGCGGCTCTATTGGAAATCCGTGGATTTTTAGAGAAGTGAAACACTTTATGCAAACGGGTGAAATATTGGCTCCGCCAACGTTGAATGAGCGCGTTGACGCATGCAAAACCCACCTGCTGAAATCAATTGAATGGAAAGGCGAGAAAACAGGCATTTTTGAAATGCGCCGCCACTATACCAATTATTTTAAAGGGTTTGAGAACTTTAAAAACTACCGCACCACGCTGGTGAGTATAGAAGATGTTGACGTAATTATTGAAACGCTTGAAGAAGTAAGAAGCACTTACAGCAACGTTGAACTGGCCTGCTGATGGTCGTCTTCTCCACCTTTAGACTTCTTTTTCACCTCTGAAGGATTAACACCGAAGTATTGTTTATAGCAGTTAGAGAAGTATGAAAGGCTGTTAAAGCCTACCATGCTTGCAATTTCTGAAAGGAAACCTGCACCTTGCTCAATAAGTTGCTTGGCACGCTCCAAACGGTAATCGCGCACAAGGTTGGTTGCCGTTTTGCCCGTAATTGCCTTTATCTTTTTTTGCACGGCACTGCGGCTGTAACCCATTTCGCGCACAAAATCCTCTACCGAAAAGTCGAACTTATCAATGTTCTTCTCCATTATGCTGTATATCTTTTTGATAAACAGGTCGTCTTTGCTTTCAACTTTCAGCTTTTCAGGAATAATGGGGGTGCGGCGCAATTTCTTGCGGGTTTGCACAAGGTTGGTAGCGCGCAGTACCAATTCATCCACATTAAAAGGTTTGGTTATATAATCATCTGCCCCGATTTTTAAACCACGCAGTTTACTGTCCATCATTGTTTTGGCAGTAAGTAATATAACGGGTATATGCTCGGTTTGGGGATTGCTTTTAAGTCTTTCAAGTAGTTCAAAACCGTCCATTTTGGGCATCAAAATATCTGACACCACAATATCGGGTTGTTCAGCAGCAGCTAATTCCAGCCCCTCCTCTCCGTTTGCAGCCTCGTAAACTTTAAATTTACTTAATTTAAAAATCTCTGCAATGTTCTCACGAATGTCATGTTCGTCCTCTACAATCAGTACCTTGTTCATAGTATATTATATAGGTAATGTTATTTGAATGGTAGTGCCCCGGTTAAGTTTACTTTCTAGCTCAATAGTTCCGCCATGCATCTCAACAAACTGCTTTACAATCACAAGTCCCAAGCCGGTACCGGGAATAGTGAGTGCATTGCTGCCCCTGTAAAACGATTGAAAAAGGTTTTTCAAGTCATTTTCGGCAATGCCTATACCGTAGTCTTTTATTGTAATCTGAACTAATTTTCTGTCAAATTTAATATTTAGTTCGGGATTTTTTTTACCCGCTGAATATTTAAGGCATTTGAAATTAAGTTGTTCAAAATATGCGAAACCAGCATTTGGTCTATTTTAACATCGCGCGGGGTGCCTTTAAAATTAATGATGGGTATTCGGCTTTCCTCGGGATGAGATTCGCGGTAGCGTTCAAGAGTATCATTTATAAATGACACAAAATTAACTACTTCCGGCTGGTAATGTATTTTACCGCTATCCATACGACCCAGCAGTAATACTCCCGATATTAAATCGTTAATCCGGTTTACTTGCTCCAGAATCTTTTTAAAGTGAAAACTGAAACGGTCTTTTACATCCGATTTCCTAAGACCGGGTAAGTACCTTACCATCAAATCAGAGCTTGATTTGATGGTGGTAAGCGGCGTGCGGAATTCGTGAGAAATCATATTGATAAGGTTGGTACGCAACTCAACCAACTCGCGCTCTTTTTCAAGGGCATTAATAATCTCTTCCTCGGCCTTTTTCTGCTGACTAATATCGCGGGTGGCCGTTTGTATCAGCACCGGCCGGCCTTTATCAGGATGCGGGTCTTGCAAACCTGCAACGGTTTCTACCCATACGTAGTGGCCTTTGCGGTGCTTTACACGATAACGCACAAAGCCCGGATGCTTGCCCTTGATAATTTGTGCAAAGGCATTTTTTACCTCTACAACATCATCAGGATGTATGCAATCCCATGCAAAGCCGCCCACAAGTGCCCGTGCAGGATAGCCCAGCATTTCTTGCATTGAAGGCGAAACATACAAATACCGGCTTTCAGCATCGTGAAGACAGATAATGTCTTTTGTGTTTTCTGACAAAAGCCTGTAGCGCTCTTCGCTTTCGCGCAATTGGGCTTCGGCCAGTTTTTTACTGTTAATATCGAATATCGAGCCTGTTACGCCCGTTAACTCATAATTAGAATCGTATAAACCGCGCAACCAAATCTCCGTCCAGTAAGCAACTCCATTGCTTATTACCTGCATTTCCATCCTTCCGGGGCCAATTTGTTTTTCCCTCAATTGGGTAAACACCTGCTCCAGTTCCTTTACGTTCGTATCAGCCACAAAATCAACCAGTTTTTTACCCAAACTGTCTCTAATGTTTTTACCTGTAAGGTTTTTCCACGAATTATTTAAGAAGGTAATATGGCCACTGCGATCGGTTTCAAAAACAACTTCTTTCAAGCTGTTCACTAACCGCTGGTAGTGCTCTTCCTGCCTTCTGATTTTTAACTCATACAGCTTCTCTGTCGAAATATCACTGGCTGAACCGCTGTGTTGCACCACATTTCCACTTGCATCATAGGTAAAGTTTATAGTCCCCTTCACCCATACATAGCGGCCTTTTTTATGTTTGGCAACCGTTTCAAAGTCAAGCGCAGCCTGCCGCGAAGCAACAGCAGCTTTTATACGCTCTTCAAGCAGTTCAGTATCTTCTGTTTTTAATAAATTCCTTATCGGCAGCAAATCACCGCCCCACTCACCCGGTGCATACCCAAAAATGGTGTACATACGCGATGATATATACGTATCCTGATTTTGAATGTCCCATACCCAAAGCCCGTCAGTTGCACCTTCTATAGCGTTCTCTAACTGACGATTTTTATTTACCAGTTCGGCTGTTAGGTTATTTATTTTTAACAACGCACCAATATTGTGCGCCAACGATTTAAGTGCCTTTTTCTCGGCACGCCCCCAATCGCGGGTGTTTTCCAGGTCTTCAAAACCGATATAGCCCCACAGTTGGTTATCAATAAATATGGGGATGGTAAGCAGTGAGTAAATATTAAGGGTTGAGATAATATCAAGTACTGCCTTATCAAACCGTGAACGTGGCGAAATAGATACTTGATTGCCCGACTTAAGTATTTCTAAAACGGGTAAAAACTCTTGAAAATTAAAGGATTTAAGCTGTGCAAACTCTTTGGTATTAAAGCCGCCTTTGCGCACCCATTCGTACATTCGTTCAGCTACTATCCTACCCCTTTCTTCGCTTACTTTGTAAATGTAAGCGCGGTGTACCTGTAATGCTTTCCCAATAGTTTCAAGCACAGTGCTCAGTCCTTGCGAAGAATCGGGATCGCTAAACAACACTTCGGTACAGCGTGTAATAGCTTTTAGCAGGCGGGTTTCAACCAGCTCGTTTTTCTTTGAGCGGGTAATATCAAAAAAAGTAAATTCAAAATGAGGTTCAGCGTTTCCGTTGCGTTGTACCTGAGCATCAATTCGCACCACCAGCTCATCTTGCCTAGAGTCTAATATAATGGTATGCCCCTCCCAGTTTTTACCTTTTTGCAGGGCATCCAAAATTTCAGCATAAACTCCTTCGCTCTCAAACAAGTTCTCAAGCCCGCCGCTTGTATTTAACACTTCGGCAGTATATCTGGAAAGCTGCGAGAATGCAGGACTTAGGGAGATGATGTTTCCATTATATCCTGCAAGCACCATTGGCTCTTCTGCCTTATTTTGCATACGCTGTTTAACAGGTTTTTTTTCTTCCTTCTCCTCAGCTTCCATTACAAACCCAAAATACAATTAATTGTAAAACAAAACAAGAATAAAAGCTGCGTGATGATAGTTTGGGTTGAC
The Bacteroidota bacterium DNA segment above includes these coding regions:
- a CDS encoding phosphatidate cytidylyltransferase, whose translation is MSNFWQRTLTGAVFVVVMIGAIYLGFTFWLFLLIVSLGLWEFYRIMLGEGNLTAKIYGSVVGVLVYISLAWVFTPGLFPFSLPLSGRPDSLAMLLPGFVAVLLIELFRKHPDPIKNISTAIFGWLYVAMPFALGYIMEAQADDTMPFLVVLFILIWCNDTFAYLTGRMIGRTPLFTRISPKKTIEGTLGGALLTMLAAWLLKGNLLFPLSHGIVFPLLTGLTVAIMGVLGDLVESKFKRQLQIKDSGNILPGHGGILDRFDSFILVVPSIYMLLQVAGLFIIKCAK
- a CDS encoding DUF2007 domain-containing protein, which gives rise to MEKDWVKLASLGNRQKADILLTLLESEGISAVLLNKQDSVYNFGEVEIYCHGKDALKALEIIEYNFPL
- a CDS encoding CPBP family intramembrane metalloprotease encodes the protein MEENTQPALPPINPAIKALSHIIILMGLYFTFGVLFSLLGTYLGELVTGVPVKLDTNLMLADLADENKKPAYKIYFLVSSLGAFVFTALVFATVFARQKPREYFGYKRIFPPAKQFALVALIAVVAVPIISYIAYLTRQIAMPAEWADVMDLQRTNDSIGNAIIRADNIPVLLFNLCVMAIAPALGEELLFRGAFMQTFYRFFGNRIHIAVFTVAFLFSAVHLQVYNFLAIMMMGVLFGYLYYWSGNIMVSVWAHFFNNAIAVLSGYLYTLNPSQEVYATEYEFGWQAALVCTVVFVLAVFAFYKVTRPYHAESE
- the dusB gene encoding tRNA dihydrouridine synthase DusB, producing the protein MVKIRNIELGGFPILLAPMEDVSDPPFRYVCKQNGADLMYTEFISSEGLIRHAAKSKQKLDIFEYERPIGIQLFGSDIESMREAARIATEAEPDLIDINYGCPVKNVACKGAGAALLQDVPKMVEMTKAVIEATHLPVTVKTRLGWDDTTKNIEEVAQRLQDIGIAALTIHGRTRKQLYKGPADWMLIGQVKNNPNIEIPIFGNGDVDSPEKALAMRNEYGVDGVMIGRGSIGNPWIFREVKHFMQTGEILAPPTLNERVDACKTHLLKSIEWKGEKTGIFEMRRHYTNYFKGFENFKNYRTTLVSIEDVDVIIETLEEVRSTYSNVELAC
- a CDS encoding response regulator, translating into MNKVLIVEDEHDIRENIAEIFKLSKFKVYEAANGEEGLELAAAEQPDIVVSDILMPKMDGFELLERLKSNPQTEHIPVILLTAKTMMDSKLRGLKIGADDYITKPFNVDELVLRATNLVQTRKKLRRTPIIPEKLKVESKDDLFIKKIYSIMEKNIDKFDFSVEDFVREMGYSRSAVQKKIKAITGKTATNLVRDYRLERAKQLIEQGAGFLSEIASMVGFNSLSYFSNCYKQYFGVNPSEVKKKSKGGEDDHQQASSTLL
- a CDS encoding sensor histidine kinase encodes the protein MKFDRKLVQITIKDYGIGIAENDLKNLFQSFYRGSNALTIPGTGLGLVIVKQFVEMHGGTIELESKLNRGTTIQITLPI
- a CDS encoding PAS domain S-box protein; translated protein: MEAEEKEEKKPVKQRMQNKAEEPMVLAGYNGNIISLSPAFSQLSRYTAEVLNTSGGLENLFESEGVYAEILDALQKGKNWEGHTIILDSRQDELVVRIDAQVQRNGNAEPHFEFTFFDITRSKKNELVETRLLKAITRCTEVLFSDPDSSQGLSTVLETIGKALQVHRAYIYKVSEERGRIVAERMYEWVRKGGFNTKEFAQLKSFNFQEFLPVLEILKSGNQVSISPRSRFDKAVLDIISTLNIYSLLTIPIFIDNQLWGYIGFEDLENTRDWGRAEKKALKSLAHNIGALLKINNLTAELVNKNRQLENAIEGATDGLWVWDIQNQDTYISSRMYTIFGYAPGEWGGDLLPIRNLLKTEDTELLEERIKAAVASRQAALDFETVAKHKKGRYVWVKGTINFTYDASGNVVQHSGSASDISTEKLYELKIRRQEEHYQRLVNSLKEVVFETDRSGHITFLNNSWKNLTGKNIRDSLGKKLVDFVADTNVKELEQVFTQLREKQIGPGRMEMQVISNGVAYWTEIWLRGLYDSNYELTGVTGSIFDINSKKLAEAQLRESEERYRLLSENTKDIICLHDAESRYLYVSPSMQEMLGYPARALVGGFAWDCIHPDDVVEVKNAFAQIIKGKHPGFVRYRVKHRKGHYVWVETVAGLQDPHPDKGRPVLIQTATRDISQQKKAEEEIINALEKERELVELRTNLINMISHEFRTPLTTIKSSSDLMVRYLPGLRKSDVKDRFSFHFKKILEQVNRINDLISGVLLLGRMDSGKIHYQPEVVNFVSFINDTLERYRESHPEESRIPIINFKGTPRDVKIDQMLVSHILNNLISNALNIQRVKKIPN